In Bacteroidota bacterium, a single window of DNA contains:
- a CDS encoding zinc-dependent metalloprotease: MTRIILIILLSGFFNAASAQDKKPVEKPKADSVKSTPKTISDFVTAKAISKKGMFSIHQVGEKYYFEIPDSLLGRELLLTTWLVKVPGGSPKFGGEIMNNRTISFTKWNGGSKIALNVTATINQVDTTNVISTAVKNANVNSVAMLFDIKARGNTGTSLIDATDFLQKENSFTMLNAEVKSRMSVGSMAADRSSLKSFAAYPINIEIKMMRTYSATTPPAIPGRPAVAPLEAAKLSGAITMEISTSIMLMPEKPMTPRRFDARVGYFADAYQEYADAQQKVDTKIFIVRYRLEPKPEDMERYKRGELVEPKVPIVYYIDPATPKQWRPYIIAGINDWNEAFKAAGFKNAIIGKEWPEDDTTMSLEDARYKVIRYFPSEVANAYGPNIHDPRSGEVLQSYVGWYHNVMTLLHDWYMVQAAPNDPRARTMKFSDELMGTLIRFVSSHEVGHTLGLRHNMGSSSLTPVENLRNKKWVEEHGHTNSIMDYARFNYVAQPEDSIGQAGIMPRINDYDKWAIKWGYTYTGISDDEEDRKVVTKWIVDSLKANPRLWFGGEGLNNDARCQSEDVGDNSMKASEYGIKNLKYVMAHLPEWTKDSNDNSYTGLGNMYRQVATQYLRYCMHVTANVASVYETWKTVEQPGDVYVNSPKEKSKEAVAFLNKEVFTTPDWLLDNEMLNKISNPVRIGSVANSQARVLDLLLSDRVFNTLLLEENRYGKGNTYSIIEFMDDVKAGVWTELKNKKPIDIYRRGLQKNYVSNVLASIKEAEVGDHYLGLLFGGPAAAEALPVTISTDTGSFLALHLKKLREEILAAIPTITDKDSKDHLNYIAEQIKNKLK, translated from the coding sequence ATGACACGTATTATTCTCATCATATTATTATCGGGCTTTTTTAATGCTGCTTCGGCGCAGGATAAAAAACCGGTTGAAAAACCAAAAGCTGATTCGGTTAAAAGCACACCTAAAACGATCAGTGATTTTGTTACCGCAAAAGCGATCAGCAAAAAAGGAATGTTTTCCATTCACCAGGTAGGTGAAAAATATTATTTCGAAATTCCCGATTCATTATTGGGAAGAGAATTACTCTTAACCACATGGCTGGTAAAAGTGCCTGGCGGAAGTCCAAAGTTTGGTGGAGAAATAATGAATAACAGGACCATCAGTTTTACAAAATGGAATGGTGGGAGTAAAATTGCTTTGAATGTTACGGCTACTATTAACCAGGTTGATACTACCAATGTTATTTCAACAGCCGTAAAAAATGCCAATGTAAATTCTGTGGCAATGTTGTTTGACATAAAGGCTCGTGGCAATACAGGCACATCATTAATTGATGCAACAGATTTTCTGCAAAAAGAAAATTCATTTACGATGTTGAATGCCGAAGTTAAGAGTAGAATGTCCGTAGGATCGATGGCAGCCGACAGAAGTTCGTTGAAAAGTTTTGCAGCTTATCCTATTAATATAGAAATAAAAATGATGCGTACTTATAGTGCAACAACTCCTCCGGCAATACCTGGTCGCCCTGCAGTTGCTCCTCTCGAAGCGGCGAAGTTGAGTGGTGCTATTACCATGGAAATTTCTACTTCCATTATGCTGATGCCTGAAAAGCCAATGACACCAAGACGGTTTGATGCACGGGTTGGTTATTTTGCTGATGCATACCAGGAATATGCCGATGCACAACAAAAAGTAGATACAAAAATTTTTATTGTTCGTTACCGTCTTGAACCAAAGCCGGAAGATATGGAACGTTACAAACGTGGTGAATTGGTAGAACCTAAAGTACCGATCGTTTATTATATTGATCCTGCTACCCCCAAGCAATGGCGTCCTTATATCATTGCTGGTATCAACGATTGGAATGAAGCATTTAAAGCTGCCGGTTTTAAAAACGCTATCATAGGAAAAGAATGGCCGGAGGATGATACAACAATGAGCCTGGAAGATGCACGGTATAAAGTGATCCGTTACTTCCCATCAGAAGTTGCAAACGCTTATGGTCCGAATATACATGATCCAAGAAGTGGTGAAGTGTTGCAGAGTTATGTAGGTTGGTATCATAATGTAATGACCTTGTTACACGATTGGTATATGGTACAGGCTGCACCAAACGATCCCCGTGCCCGTACTATGAAATTCAGTGATGAGTTGATGGGAACATTGATCCGTTTTGTTTCATCACATGAAGTAGGGCATACATTAGGTCTGCGTCATAACATGGGTAGCAGCAGTCTTACACCTGTTGAAAACCTTCGTAATAAAAAATGGGTGGAAGAACATGGACATACTAATTCGATCATGGACTATGCACGTTTTAACTATGTAGCACAACCAGAAGACAGTATTGGCCAGGCCGGCATTATGCCACGCATTAATGATTATGATAAATGGGCTATCAAATGGGGTTACACATATACTGGAATATCAGATGATGAAGAAGATCGCAAAGTGGTAACTAAATGGATCGTTGACAGTTTAAAAGCAAACCCACGTTTATGGTTCGGTGGCGAAGGCCTTAACAATGATGCTCGTTGCCAATCAGAAGATGTAGGCGACAACAGCATGAAGGCAAGTGAGTACGGCATTAAGAACCTGAAATATGTAATGGCGCATCTGCCTGAGTGGACTAAGGATAGTAATGACAACAGCTATACTGGTTTAGGGAATATGTATCGCCAGGTGGCAACACAGTACCTGCGTTATTGCATGCACGTAACTGCCAATGTTGCCAGTGTATATGAAACATGGAAAACAGTAGAACAGCCCGGTGATGTGTATGTAAATTCACCAAAAGAAAAATCAAAAGAAGCCGTTGCCTTTTTAAATAAAGAAGTTTTTACCACTCCTGATTGGTTACTCGATAATGAAATGCTGAATAAGATCAGCAATCCTGTAAGGATAGGTTCAGTGGCAAATAGCCAGGCAAGGGTACTTGATCTTTTACTCAGCGACAGGGTATTCAATACATTGCTGCTGGAGGAGAACCGGTATGGCAAGGGTAATACATATTCCATCATTGAATTTATGGACGATGTAAAAGCGGGTGTGTGGACCGAGCTTAAAAATAAAAAACCAATTGACATATACCGTCGTGGATTACAGAAGAATTATGTATCGAATGTATTGGCTTCGATCAAAGAAGCAGAAGTAGGTGATCATTACCTTGGTTTGTTATTTGGTGGGCCTGCAGCAGCAGAAGCCCTGCCTGTTACTATTAGTACTGATACTGGCTCTTTCCTTGCACTGCACCTTAAGAAATTGCGTGAAGAAATTTTAGCTGCGATCCCTACAATTACTGATAAAGACTCAAAAGATCATCTCAACTATATCGCAGAGCAAATCAAAAACAAGCTTAAATAA